One Persicobacter psychrovividus DNA window includes the following coding sequences:
- a CDS encoding O-antigen ligase domain-containing protein → MSPLHSKNIFSSDLFKKWAVLFFAPLAVAIGLMIGTGSKLPFIIFIVPAAILFLVNFYNNPRIGIYIVLVVAFMQAGLTRYYPVAPYGLAVDVFLLLPILFIMLRKGKDLDASDLNQAVFYVILLWFSYCIVEIANPLARSVVAWFYAMRGLALYLVLNFICGMLIFNKPKDMDLMITIWTVFSIIGTIWGIKQLFIGVSPTEQRWLDAGAANTHVLFGKLRVFSYYSDAAQFGASQAMAGIVFGIYAIAEWANKRRRNYLIFASLMAFYGMIISGSRGPLVIPALAGFMYLLLSKRLKILILGCSIGFMVFSVLKFTTIGQTNYQINRMRTALNPSEDPSFLVRLNREKILEAYMHNKPIGAGIGMAGSWGKRFAPGTFLAELGTDGHYTRVWAECGFIGLYVHIFMIVFIAVKGFLVVWNLKESKTRVKLIAMYGGYCGVAAASYTNGLITQIPTAPLTYFGIAFIFLGRRWEQEAEKEEAKLLEKQEVE, encoded by the coding sequence TTGAGTCCACTTCATTCCAAAAATATTTTTTCCAGCGATCTGTTCAAAAAATGGGCAGTGCTGTTTTTCGCCCCTTTAGCGGTGGCTATTGGTTTAATGATCGGTACAGGAAGCAAACTGCCATTCATTATTTTTATCGTTCCGGCGGCCATATTGTTCCTCGTTAATTTTTATAATAACCCACGTATCGGTATTTATATTGTCCTCGTGGTTGCTTTTATGCAAGCTGGCTTAACCCGCTACTACCCCGTGGCGCCTTATGGGCTTGCCGTTGATGTCTTTCTGCTGCTTCCCATCCTTTTTATTATGCTTCGGAAAGGAAAGGACCTTGATGCTTCTGATTTAAATCAGGCCGTATTCTATGTGATTTTGCTGTGGTTCAGCTATTGTATTGTTGAAATAGCCAACCCGCTCGCGCGAAGTGTTGTTGCCTGGTTTTATGCCATGCGTGGTTTGGCACTGTACCTGGTGCTGAACTTTATTTGTGGTATGCTGATATTCAATAAGCCCAAGGACATGGACCTGATGATTACCATCTGGACCGTATTTTCAATCATCGGGACCATTTGGGGCATAAAGCAGCTGTTCATTGGGGTGTCCCCTACAGAACAACGATGGCTCGATGCAGGAGCAGCAAACACCCACGTGCTTTTCGGTAAATTGCGGGTGTTTTCCTATTATTCGGATGCCGCACAGTTTGGTGCCTCCCAGGCCATGGCAGGGATTGTTTTTGGTATTTATGCCATTGCCGAATGGGCCAATAAACGGCGAAGGAACTACCTGATTTTTGCCTCCCTGATGGCTTTTTATGGAATGATCATCTCGGGTTCCCGTGGGCCTTTGGTTATTCCTGCCTTGGCGGGTTTTATGTATCTGTTGCTAAGTAAGCGTTTGAAAATCCTGATCCTCGGTTGTTCGATAGGCTTTATGGTGTTTTCAGTTTTGAAATTCACCACCATCGGGCAGACCAACTATCAAATCAACAGGATGCGTACAGCCCTGAACCCTTCTGAAGACCCATCCTTTTTAGTGCGACTGAACAGGGAAAAAATTCTTGAAGCCTATATGCACAACAAACCGATTGGTGCAGGTATCGGCATGGCAGGCTCGTGGGGGAAACGCTTTGCGCCAGGTACTTTCCTTGCGGAGCTCGGAACCGATGGTCATTACACCCGTGTGTGGGCAGAGTGTGGATTTATAGGGCTTTATGTCCATATTTTCATGATTGTTTTTATAGCAGTGAAAGGCTTTTTGGTCGTCTGGAACCTCAAAGAATCCAAAACAAGGGTCAAGCTAATTGCTATGTATGGTGGCTATTGTGGGGTGGCAGCTGCAAGTTATACCAACGGATTGATCACACAGATTCCTACGGCTCCACTCACCTACTTCGGAATAGCGTTTATTTTCCTGGGCAGGCGGTGGGAACAGGAAGCGGAAAAAGAAGAGGCGAAGTTGCTCGAAAAGCAGGAAGTTGAATAA
- the nqrE gene encoding NADH:ubiquinone reductase (Na(+)-transporting) subunit E: MELFNLGIKSIFIENMVFAYFLGMCSFLAVSKKVSTAMGLGIAVTFVLTITVPADWALQTYVLKEGALAWLSPSLASVDLSFLQAIMFIAVIASMVQLVEMVIEKVSPALYGSLGIFLPLIAVNCAILGASMFMVQREMDLAESVVYGFSSGIGWLLAIVALAAIRERMKYSDVPDAMKGLGITMVITGLMGMAFMSFMGISL, from the coding sequence ATGGAATTATTTAACTTAGGAATAAAATCCATCTTCATCGAGAACATGGTATTTGCCTACTTCTTGGGAATGTGTTCTTTCTTGGCCGTTTCTAAAAAGGTAAGTACAGCGATGGGATTGGGTATTGCCGTAACGTTCGTATTGACGATTACAGTACCTGCGGACTGGGCATTACAGACATACGTATTGAAAGAAGGTGCTTTGGCTTGGCTTTCACCAAGTCTGGCATCAGTAGATTTATCATTCTTGCAGGCGATCATGTTTATTGCCGTTATTGCATCGATGGTACAGCTTGTAGAGATGGTGATTGAAAAAGTATCTCCAGCACTTTATGGTTCTTTGGGTATCTTCTTGCCTTTGATCGCAGTAAACTGTGCGATTTTGGGGGCGTCGATGTTCATGGTACAGCGTGAAATGGATCTTGCTGAATCAGTAGTTTATGGTTTCTCTTCAGGAATCGGCTGGTTGTTGGCAATTGTTGCTTTGGCGGCAATCCGTGAGCGTATGAAGTACTCTGATGTGCCAGATGCAATGAAAGGTCTGGGAATCACCATGGTCATCACTGGTTTGATGGGTATGGCATTTATGTCATTCATGGGAATCTCGCTTTAA
- a CDS encoding acyltransferase yields the protein MEQSKQKIYFKGLNGVRFFAACAVIFHHIEHHKYWLGLENAWGSTLVDALGHKAVSLFFVLSGFLITYLLMAELEKTKDIAFFKFYLRRALRIWPLYFLVTIIAFFLLPQIVNLDSFGIHLQENFMQKLVLYLAILPNVARQAFDPVLGANQAWSIGVEEQFYLAWPVLIWLFRKNLFQFLIGFLAFKTSIDLALYLSKSYFVAGHSLHVPINFAYRMMHTFQIEQMTLGGIGAWVLYQQKAKFLALIYHPISKYGSMFGLVLMMFLPMHFFGASIIEGIVFTLFLMNLSTHPNASNSMEGPFFNFLGNLSYGVYMYHNICIILIIKMLMYFEVQLVNPTLFNVLLYGGSVIFTTFITAISYEYFESKVLKFKSRFMVIKSGVHPEAKADAKSAVGDVGSKISPIQNQ from the coding sequence ATGGAGCAATCAAAACAGAAAATCTACTTTAAAGGACTCAATGGTGTGCGATTTTTTGCTGCCTGTGCCGTGATCTTCCATCATATTGAGCATCATAAATACTGGCTTGGCCTTGAGAATGCCTGGGGCTCGACCCTTGTCGATGCCCTCGGACATAAGGCGGTATCGCTTTTCTTTGTGCTGAGCGGGTTCCTGATTACCTATCTGTTGATGGCTGAGCTTGAAAAAACGAAGGACATAGCGTTTTTCAAATTCTACCTTCGTCGTGCCTTAAGAATTTGGCCCTTGTACTTTTTGGTAACAATAATCGCCTTTTTCTTACTTCCTCAAATCGTCAATCTCGACAGTTTTGGTATTCACCTGCAGGAAAATTTCATGCAGAAATTAGTCCTGTACCTCGCTATTTTACCCAATGTTGCCCGCCAGGCTTTTGATCCTGTTCTGGGGGCAAATCAGGCATGGTCTATTGGTGTTGAAGAGCAGTTCTACCTGGCGTGGCCAGTACTGATCTGGTTATTCAGAAAAAATCTCTTTCAGTTTCTCATCGGCTTTTTGGCCTTTAAAACCAGCATCGACCTGGCGTTGTACCTATCAAAGTCTTACTTCGTGGCGGGGCATTCCCTGCATGTACCGATCAATTTTGCCTATCGCATGATGCATACTTTCCAGATTGAACAAATGACGCTTGGGGGTATTGGTGCATGGGTGTTGTATCAGCAAAAGGCGAAATTTCTCGCCCTTATTTATCACCCCATCAGTAAGTATGGAAGCATGTTCGGTTTGGTCCTGATGATGTTTCTGCCGATGCACTTTTTCGGTGCTTCCATTATAGAGGGTATCGTATTTACCCTGTTCCTGATGAACCTCTCAACACATCCGAATGCCTCTAACAGTATGGAGGGGCCCTTTTTTAACTTTTTGGGCAACCTCTCTTATGGCGTTTACATGTACCACAACATTTGTATTATCCTGATCATAAAAATGTTGATGTATTTTGAAGTTCAGCTCGTAAACCCTACCCTATTCAATGTATTGCTGTATGGGGGAAGTGTGATATTCACGACTTTCATCACCGCAATCTCTTATGAATATTTTGAATCAAAAGTACTGAAATTCAAAAGCAGGTTTATGGTGATTAAAAGTGGCGTACACCCTGAAGCAAAGGCCGACGCCAAATCTGCCGTTGGTGATGTGGGCAGTAAAATCAGTCCCATTCAAAATCAATAA